The Methanoculleus marisnigri JR1 genome window below encodes:
- a CDS encoding class I SAM-dependent methyltransferase produces MKKVQQHYDEVADIYDERYDGSRGKYYHGHISEHVMSELPKGGFLLDIGCGTGLFVQRYVAEGGRAFGLDISPGMVRHGRQRCPESGFCVGTADVLPFKDGTFDALASLLAFSYVPDPEGMLRECYRVLKPGGRIAVCTLSRTVFTSIVPIAYQVGEKVGLKKVGVGHFDEHYYTNSEIAGLFREAGFTDVSVGRCSFAHLNLADPVFNLARKVEPIVEEKLPYLAYNVCAAGKKPES; encoded by the coding sequence GTGAAGAAAGTACAGCAACATTATGACGAGGTCGCGGATATCTACGACGAGCGCTACGACGGTAGCCGCGGGAAGTATTACCACGGGCACATCTCCGAACACGTGATGAGCGAACTCCCGAAGGGGGGGTTCCTCCTCGACATCGGGTGCGGAACCGGGCTCTTCGTGCAGCGCTACGTCGCGGAAGGCGGCCGGGCCTTCGGGCTCGACATCAGCCCGGGGATGGTTCGGCACGGGCGGCAGCGGTGCCCGGAGAGCGGGTTCTGCGTCGGTACGGCAGACGTCCTACCGTTCAAGGACGGCACTTTCGACGCCCTCGCGAGCCTGCTCGCCTTCAGTTACGTTCCCGACCCGGAGGGGATGCTCCGGGAGTGCTACCGGGTCTTGAAACCCGGCGGCAGAATCGCCGTCTGCACCTTATCAAGGACGGTCTTCACGAGCATCGTCCCTATCGCCTACCAGGTGGGGGAGAAGGTGGGCCTGAAGAAGGTGGGCGTCGGGCACTTCGACGAGCACTACTACACCAACTCCGAGATCGCGGGGCTCTTCCGCGAGGCCGGGTTTACGGACGTCTCGGTCGGCCGGTGCTCGTTTGCGCACCTGAACCTCGCCGATCCGGTCTTCAACCTCGCACGGAAGGTGGAGCCGATCGTCGAGGAGAAACTGCCGTACCTGGCGTATAACGTCTGCGCGGCGGGGAAGAAACCGGAGAGTTAA
- a CDS encoding AAA family ATPase: MLWSEVYRPRRCDDIIGQDEVVRHLTAFSDSGSVPHMLISGPHGTGKTAAVECLAKRLYGENWKANTTVFSATDLLGRGRSALETDERFSMIYRKDRSLIVNFKQIVKWYASMRPLDADFKLMVFEDAHGLTFEAQQALRRTMERYSATCRFIFVTVRPSAIIPAIASRCLPLFFAPVESSLVLTRLEEILAAEGAAVPADDIDLIVYAAQGDLRRAIMYLQIAARAEQEFDLAEISRSETTNVATSAFVALRDGNFDAARRIAESLMIEYGLSAREVVGELRQVARREYNHPALAVALADADLRLSHNANDFVQINALLARIAREVFSEESTATL, encoded by the coding sequence ATGCTCTGGAGTGAGGTCTACCGCCCGAGGCGGTGCGATGATATCATCGGACAGGACGAGGTCGTTCGCCATTTAACGGCGTTTTCGGACTCCGGCAGCGTGCCCCACATGCTTATCTCCGGCCCGCACGGCACCGGGAAGACCGCGGCCGTCGAGTGCCTGGCAAAAAGGCTCTACGGTGAGAACTGGAAGGCGAACACGACCGTCTTCAGCGCGACCGACCTTCTCGGGAGGGGAAGGAGCGCGCTCGAGACGGACGAGCGGTTCAGCATGATCTACCGCAAAGACCGGAGCCTGATCGTCAACTTCAAGCAGATCGTGAAGTGGTACGCCTCGATGCGCCCGCTCGACGCCGACTTCAAGCTGATGGTCTTCGAGGACGCGCACGGCCTGACGTTCGAGGCGCAGCAGGCCCTGCGCCGGACGATGGAGCGCTACAGCGCCACCTGCCGGTTCATCTTCGTCACCGTCCGCCCCTCGGCGATCATCCCTGCCATCGCGTCGCGCTGCCTGCCGCTCTTCTTCGCCCCGGTCGAGAGCAGTCTCGTCCTGACCCGGCTCGAGGAGATCCTGGCCGCGGAAGGGGCGGCGGTTCCGGCCGACGACATCGACCTGATCGTGTATGCCGCGCAGGGAGACCTGCGGCGTGCGATCATGTACCTGCAGATCGCCGCAAGAGCGGAGCAGGAGTTCGATCTTGCGGAGATCTCGCGCTCCGAGACCACAAACGTCGCTACGTCGGCGTTCGTCGCCCTCCGGGACGGCAACTTCGACGCCGCCCGCCGGATCGCCGAGTCGCTGATGATCGAGTACGGACTCTCGGCGCGGGAGGTCGTCGGCGAACTCCGGCAGGTGGCCCGGCGCGAGTACAACCACCCGGCCCTTGCCGTCGCGCTCGCCGACGCGGATCTCCGGCTCTCCCACAACGCAAACGATTTTGTGCAGATCAATGCACTACTTGCCCGGATAGCCCGGGAGGTGTTCAGTGAAGAAAGTACAGCAACATTATGA
- a CDS encoding 4-phosphopantoate--beta-alanine ligase, producing MIPKDHPRYRSLVAREQLARCAREGIVAPEGLAAHGRGEAFDYLLGEKTTESAALAERTAAAMLLAARHAVISVNGNTAALAAAEIAALQRASGADVEVNLFHRTQERIERITRLLTEHGVRVLTGTPERIVPLSHDRALSLPEGIGDADVVLVPLEDGDRCAALREMGKAVITVDLNPLSRTARTASLTIVDEVTRAIPAIAAACASLEPGEGERLIASLDNTYLLRAAIDEMRERLAHALE from the coding sequence ATGATTCCAAAAGACCATCCACGCTACCGATCCCTTGTCGCCCGCGAACAGCTGGCCCGGTGCGCCCGCGAGGGTATCGTCGCACCGGAAGGGCTCGCCGCCCACGGGCGCGGGGAGGCGTTCGATTACCTGCTCGGCGAGAAGACGACCGAAAGCGCCGCCCTCGCCGAGCGGACGGCCGCCGCGATGCTTCTCGCCGCACGGCACGCGGTGATATCGGTGAACGGCAACACGGCGGCGCTTGCGGCGGCGGAGATCGCGGCGCTCCAGCGGGCGAGCGGCGCCGACGTCGAGGTGAACCTCTTCCACCGGACACAGGAGCGGATCGAGCGGATCACCCGGCTTCTTACGGAGCACGGGGTCAGGGTTCTTACGGGAACGCCGGAGCGGATCGTCCCGCTCTCCCACGACCGGGCGCTCTCGCTGCCGGAGGGGATTGGGGACGCCGACGTGGTGCTCGTGCCGCTCGAGGACGGGGACCGGTGCGCCGCGCTCCGCGAGATGGGCAAAGCGGTCATCACCGTCGACCTAAACCCGCTCTCCCGGACAGCCCGCACGGCGAGCCTCACGATCGTCGACGAGGTGACGCGCGCCATTCCGGCCATCGCCGCGGCGTGTGCCTCCCTCGAGCCCGGCGAGGGTGAACGCCTGATAGCGTCGCTTGACAATACCTATCTCCTCCGGGCGGCAATAGATGAGATGAGAGAGAGACTGGCCCATGCTCTGGAGTGA
- a CDS encoding pantoate kinase, with translation MVRTAVAFSPGHISGYFRRVEGIGPEDTGSVGAGVVISEGVRSTVEEARETGVRVVRQGHASAGSPPVEYALERLGITARVTTECRLPIGAGFGLSAAALLATLTAINRLFELGLSPDEVAARAHEAEVLHRTGLGDVAASMSGGIVCRTGAGIHGDITRIYPQEPLYAVSLGALPTASVLSSPAAMARIAAAFPDRCPRDLPDFCLLSRGFAEKSGLIAPEVRQVLVACDAERVPASMTMLGNGVFAAGDGAEQVLSLFGEVYRLRVARRGAYLIEVKP, from the coding sequence ATGGTCAGAACTGCTGTAGCCTTCTCCCCCGGACACATCTCCGGCTACTTCCGGCGCGTCGAAGGAATCGGGCCGGAAGATACCGGGAGCGTCGGGGCCGGCGTGGTCATCAGTGAAGGGGTGCGCTCGACGGTAGAGGAGGCCCGCGAGACAGGCGTCCGGGTGGTCCGGCAGGGCCACGCGAGCGCCGGGTCGCCGCCGGTCGAGTACGCCCTCGAACGGCTGGGAATCACCGCCCGCGTCACGACGGAGTGCCGGCTCCCCATCGGCGCCGGGTTCGGCCTCTCGGCGGCGGCACTGCTTGCGACGCTCACGGCCATAAACCGCCTCTTCGAGCTTGGTCTCTCCCCGGACGAGGTGGCCGCACGGGCGCACGAGGCCGAGGTCCTCCACCGCACCGGGCTCGGGGACGTCGCCGCGAGTATGTCCGGCGGGATCGTCTGCCGGACGGGGGCGGGTATCCACGGGGATATCACCCGCATCTACCCACAAGAGCCGCTCTACGCCGTGAGCCTCGGGGCGCTCCCGACCGCCTCGGTTCTCTCGTCCCCGGCGGCGATGGCACGGATAGCCGCCGCGTTCCCGGACCGCTGCCCCCGCGACCTCCCCGACTTCTGCCTCCTCTCGCGGGGGTTCGCCGAGAAGAGCGGGCTCATCGCACCGGAGGTGCGGCAGGTGCTCGTTGCCTGCGACGCCGAGAGGGTCCCGGCGAGCATGACGATGCTTGGAAACGGCGTCTTTGCCGCAGGAGATGGGGCGGAGCAGGTGCTCTCTTTGTTCGGGGAGGTCTACCGTCTCCGCGTCGCCCGCCGCGGCGCATACCTGATCGAGGTGAAACCATGA